Within the Hallerella porci genome, the region AAGGCCGAGGAGTTTCATCGAATACCTCCGTCAATTCCTGCGATAAGAGAATCGGCGGCGAAGGCAGAAACTTTTGCAATGTCGCTCGCTTGAATTCCCGCGGAAATGTCGAGTGGAATTTCTGCAACGGCGCTGTAAAGAGCGCGCTGCTTTTCGTTATCCCACAATGTATACGCGAGAATTATCGTCAGATTTTCGGCGTTTTTCTTTTCGGCGGCTTCGTTTCCCGTGAGCGCGTAATCGTAGAATTCATCTTTCTTTAAATCCAATCCGAATGTGCATTCGTGAATTAAGAGAAGACGCTTCGGCGTATTACCTGCGGGGTAAGAAAGCGGCTTTCCTTGAGCGGGGAAGTGCCCTTTGATGTAAATGCGTTCGTCGAGTTTCTGCGTTTCTTCGGGTAAATTGCTGTAAATGGAATCGGGCCAAAGAACGAGTTTGGGGTAGCGCAGGCTTTGAATTTCGCCCGCAAAAGATTCTTCAATTTGCTTTCCGAGAATGGGGTAAACCGAATCGCGTGGAATCCCGAGACGCTTGGCGAACCATTTATCGCGGGATACGACGACGGTATTATGCAAACCGAGCATTGCGATTTCATCGTTTGCGCTCGGCGTTTCTCGGTAATAGGGATGACTTGCGCTCCATTGCTTTCCCGAACATGCGATGAGTGCAAGCGTTAAAAGCAGAAGCGCAAATTTCATTACACACCCCATTCCTTGCGGTAGGCGCGGACTCGGTCCAAAATGTCTTCGGGCGCACCGATTTTTTTGCGATTTTCATCGCTTTCGAGGAAGGCGATAATATCGTCGATGTTAATAATCGAATGCGCTTCAATTCCGTAGTTTTCTTGGACGGTTTCTAATGCGGACTTTCCGTTTTCCAAACGTTCGCGGCGATCGACTGAAATCAGAAGGCCTTTGATGTGAGCGTTCGGGAAATTCTTCATCGTTTGCATCGTTTCGTTGACGGAAGTGCCCGCGGTAATCACGTCTTCGATGATGACGACATCGCGACTTTCTTTATAAGTATCACCGACTAAATTACCGCCTTCGCCGTGATCTTTTGCTTCTTTGCGGTTGTAGGTAAAGCTCAAATCGATGCCGTGCTTTTCGGCAAGGGCAATCGCTGTCGCTGCGCAAAGAGGAATTCCTTTGTAAGCGGGTCCAAATAAATTGGTCGCTTTGCCTTGGAAATGTTCCACGTAAGCTTGGGCGTAAAATTCCGAAAGGCGTGCGAGTGCTTTTCCGGTGCGGAATTCTCCGGTGTTAATGAAATACGGAGTATGGCGTCCGCTCTTGGTAACGAATGCGCCAAATTTCAAAGCTCCCGTTTGAACGAGAAAATGCACAAATTCATCTTTCTGAATCATCTTAGTTTGAACCTCCGCAAAGGAGCGCAAAAATCGTTCCCCAGATTTTAACACTTGTGGCAACGGTAATCACCGTCAAAATAAAGGTGAGAATGACGCAAAGTCCAATGTACCAGAAGAAAGATTTTTTGAAACCTTTAATCTTGAGTTTGAACAAAAGCCAAATAATCACCGAGAGAAGTGCGCCAAACATCCAAGCGACAGGCGCCGAAATCGCAGCGACTAAACTCACCAAATAGACGAGGGTAATTCCCGGAATGAAAAAGAAAACAATCGAAAGAACGGTGAGCAAAATAAAGCCCACGAAGAATGAAATGCCGCGGTCTTTTTTGACGACG harbors:
- a CDS encoding MFS transporter encodes the protein MAEENKIQDAEIISTTPAPAVPEVEVINASGEEPKKEEKPADQKEPPKETQPQVVVKKDRGISFFVGFILLTVLSIVFFFIPGITLVYLVSLVAAISAPVAWMFGALLSVIIWLLFKLKIKGFKKSFFWYIGLCVILTFILTVITVATSVKIWGTIFALLCGGSN
- the pyrE gene encoding orotate phosphoribosyltransferase, with the protein product MIQKDEFVHFLVQTGALKFGAFVTKSGRHTPYFINTGEFRTGKALARLSEFYAQAYVEHFQGKATNLFGPAYKGIPLCAATAIALAEKHGIDLSFTYNRKEAKDHGEGGNLVGDTYKESRDVVIIEDVITAGTSVNETMQTMKNFPNAHIKGLLISVDRRERLENGKSALETVQENYGIEAHSIINIDDIIAFLESDENRKKIGAPEDILDRVRAYRKEWGV